A genomic segment from Antedon mediterranea chromosome 6, ecAntMedi1.1, whole genome shotgun sequence encodes:
- the LOC140051122 gene encoding uncharacterized protein — translation MRFCEGELLELAKLPPDLDGVLQFKPQASRIRDQIQGYKSRWFKLKGNFLFYYRINDEGKVRELLGAFLMERFRILLEVKPNFAFSIAFQNDRERKYIFVTNSNAECQRWSAALRNASYEKLQTQFFLLQQKLIRITGKNPVQRHGLQRYYVDFLSEDGIEINDDDKTDEIKPKIELTTNCDKETKHDQTKSKEIKNKRHPLASIQEHRFQQEQGNDNEKQCKLEKQSDSVKNKTETSHNGAANSVCKKDEENCLAFEKKDKANIQRVSLKKGEMNAKEEGGNHIVCENNEESDIVCEEKEKNCIACEEDVNNSVSCGVDKADCVQQGEEKQNNTTNQCEQTFKETNKDFEVDIQKVEELINNETLTSYF, via the exons ATGAGATTCTGCGAAGGAGAGCTTTTAGAACTTGCAAAACTTCCTCCAGATTTGGATGGTGTTTTGCAGTTCAAACCCCAAGCTAGCAGAATAAGAGATCAAATACAAG gcTACAAGTCAAGATGGTTCAAGTTAAAGggaaactttttattttattacagaaTAAATGATGAAGGAAAAGTTAGAGAA CTTCTTGGTGCATTCTTGATGGAGCGATTTCGTATTCTCCTGGAAGTCAAACCTAATTTTGCATTTTCAATTG CCTTTCAGAATGATCGTGAACGAAAGTATATTTTCGTGACGAACTCCAATGCTGAATGCCAGCGATGGTCAGCTGCATTACGAAATGCAAG ttaTGAGAAATTACAAACGCAATTCTTCCTTCTACAACAAAAATTGATCCGCATTACAGGGAAA aATCCAGTACAAAGGCATGGATTACAAAGGTATTATGTGGATTTTCTGAGTGAAGATGGCATAGAAATAAATGACGATGATAAGACTGATGAAATTAAACCAAAGATAGAATTGACAACGAATTGTGACAAAGAAACAAAGCATGATCAAACTAAAtccaaagaaataaaaaataaaaggcaTCCATTGGCTTCCATACAAGAACATAGATTTCAACAAGAACAGGGTAATGACAATGAAAAACAATGCAAATTAGAAAAACAATCAGATAGTGTAAAGAATAAAACGGAGACATCTCATAATGGTGCGGCGAATTCGGTTTGTAAAAAAGATGAAGAAAATTGCTTAGCTTTTGAAAAGAAAGATAAGGCAAACATACAAAGAGTTAGTTTAAAGAAAGGAGAAATGAATGCAAAGGAGGAAGGAGGCAATCACATTGTTTGTGAAAACAATGAGGAAAGTGATATTGTTTGTGAAGAAAAAGAGAAAAATTGCATTGCTTGTGAAGAGGATGTGAATAATTCAGTTAGCTGTGGTGTGGACAAGGCTGATTGTGTACAACAGGGTGAAGAAAAACAGAATAATACTACAAATCAGTGTGAACAAACGTTTAAAGAAACGAATAAGGATTTTGAGGTTGATATACAAAAGGTTGAAGAATTGATAAACAATGAAACATTAACCAGTTATTTTTAG